Genomic window (Bacillus pumilus):
GTAATAGCACCTTCGTTTTTACACCTTTTTTAATGATTTCCTGCATAAGCTTTTGATAGCGTGTTAATCGACCCTTATGCGCATTGTTATTTCGGAAGTTGTGCGATTCATCGATTACTACTAAATCATAATTTGACCAATTGATTGTATCGAGACGAATTTCACCCGACATACCACTTTCGCGATTTAAATCGGTATGATTTAACACATCATAGTTAAAGCGGTCTTCATTTAACACATTTCGTTTATCATTTTGCGTATAAACCGCCCAGTTATCTCGCAGCTTTTTCGGACATAAAACTAATACACGGTCATTTCGTAGCTCATAGTATTTGATGACAGCGAGTGCCGAAAATGTTTTCCCTAGCCCCACACTATCCGCTAAAATACAGCCATTATAGTTCTCCATTTTATCAATCATGCCTATTACACCATCGCGTTGGAACGGGTACAGCTTATTCCAAATGAACGTATCTTTAAAGTTCAATCCTTCTTTAAGAATATTATCCTCTGAAAGACCTTCTAAATTCTCCGTGAAAATATTATATAACGTTACAAAATAGAGCCACTCCGGCGCATTTTCTTTTTGAAAAGCATCTAGTTGCTCTAAAACTTCTGCAGTAACTTCTTTCGATTTTGTTTCATCTTTCCAAATTAGGTCAAATTCTGCAAGTAAGTTTTTTGTAACACCAAGTGTCTCTTTCATAACTGTATAGCTTGCTTGACGTTTTGAAGGAGTAATGCCTAACCCATCTGCTGTAAACTCAATTTCCGATTGAATAAAAATGTCCTCATCCATTTTGTTTTTAATCATGATTTGCTTAGGGTACGAGCTGTCTCCTAAAATCGTCTTAAACTGGGCGTGTTGATTGATCCATTCTGATAACTCTCGTGCAATTTGTTTAGACTGCATTTGATTTCTTAATGGAATTTCAAACTGGTTTCCTTCTAAATCGAGCTGCTGGCCTTTTCTTTCTACTAATTTAAATTGATGATTATCATCAATTTCTTGTTGATAAAAGGTTTGCTCTGTAAAGAGAAAGCGAAAAGATTCCCCTTTCGCTAACGCTTTTTTTAATTCTTTAAAAATATTCATACTCAATTTTGCAGAGGCCACTGCAATTTCCGAGCCGTTTTTTATTTCACCTTTCATTACTTGAACGAGTGTGTTATTCCCTTTATTATCGACTAAATCTATTTTCAAAATTCAGCACCTCTTACATTACATTTCTAATAATTGATCAAAGTAACCGTCTTTCTCATTCGGATTAATGTTGATTAATGTTCGACGATCAAGCAATAAATTTCCCCATTCACACGAAGTTTCGGAAACAAATGTACATGCATGACAGGCCGCGCCATTTGCTGAAGTATGATACTCAAATTCCCCATCCGAACAGATTGGATCAGATGAACAATAGCTCATCTTTTCTAATGCACGAATAATTATGGGTAATAACTTTTCGCTTTGAGCCAAGTTTGTTAATCCACCTAAACTTCCTTCTGAATCTCCAGAGGCAGTGTATATAAATGCACCATACATGTCATCGTTTGCATAAATACGTTCTTTTAAAGACGTCGTTGTATAGCCGCAATGTGCAGCTAGTTCCTGCAACAAAGCATGGCTAAATGTATGCAACAAAATTTGGCGTGGCAGAATATCTAATGGTGACTTTTTAAATTCTTCACGCTGGGTATTATATGCTCTTACAATAGCACTCGTAATTTGCTCAGTTTGTTCCCATTGGAGCAATTTTTCTAAATTAAATTGAAAGAAAATACCTTCACCGTAATTTCGCACAGCTGGTAACCATTTCGGTTCGCTTGTTATAACAACCGGCTGTGTTTTCGATTCTTCATCTGTAAATCGGTCAATGTAGTCTAATCGAGTAAATTCTTTTAAAACTTGTACTTCAGGTACAGAATCCACACGGAAAACCCCATCAAAATACGGCACTAACGTTGGCGCAATATCAACCTTCTTAGATGAAAAACGTTCTTCGTTTATTTCATCCTGAATTAGCGTGTTCCACTCTTGCTTTTTAATTGATTCATAGGTAGAACTTTCTGAAAGCGTTATTGAACCATCTAAATACTGCTTAATAGCAGGTATAAAAGAAGAAGGGATATTTTTAAAATTACATGCCATTTCAAGACCTGCTTCACCCATACTTAGATATGCTTTACTAAAATTTTCTTTATCTTTTTCTACTAAATATAGAACCTCAAATTCTGAGCTAGATGCTGTTAAAGGCACTTGTAAAAAACTCATAACAGAAGGTGAATAAACATTAGATGCGCCACGCAACGTCGTTTTCATTTTACAATTACATTTCTGTTTGGCAGTATTACTAATCCAGGGTCGTTCCCCATGACAATCAAATAAACTATGATTCTCTCTTTCCTCAGGCTTCATAATACTCCCTAAACTTTCACTATGCTTACAGTGCAAGCAAATCACGTGTAAATCAGATAAAGACCCACTTGAGCCACGGGTTTTTAGCATTAATCGTGGATCTTTAGATTGTTCTGTACAAGGCTTATTTCGATGTACCCATTCTTCATAAGGAAAATCTGACAAATGACCATTTTCACATGCTAATACAAAGCGGCTTGCATAAAGCTCCTGAATGTCATCTTCATTTTTCCGCGTACAATAATAACAATTAGTATTATCATAATTCGTCATATTATGGCACTTCGGACAGATTTTCCATTTAGGAAACTCAACCGCTTTAATTTTTTGTTTATCAGGATTTTCATTTAAAATGCGTACGTGGTCAACTCCTAAAAACGATGTAATTCGTACATCTTTTTCTTGAGGCGCCCTTCTTGTTTGCCACTGATCTGCTGATTTCACGATGACGCTTTGATATAAAAGTTCAACGATTGCTCCTGGCCCTGATTGGTATATTAGTTGGGAAGGTCTGATTGTTTCATTTTGTTGATTCATGATTTTAACACCTCAATTTCAATGGCTGCTTCTACATTTCTTAATGACATCATTGCTGGAAGAGCATCTTTTACATTCACTTCTTCATTAAAGTTTTTTAATAAGTAAGCTTTAACATATTTTGATTCTTTGTAAGCTAATGTATCTTCAGCGTGCTTCCAAGCTAATTCTCGCCACCATTCTAATAAATCCTTTACTTCGTTTTCAATGGTTGCACCATTAGCATTTTGAACTCTTTCTAAAAATTGAACGGTCTCTGTATCTACTTTATTTTGTAGTTGTACTATTTTTTTCGGACTTTGCTCAGCGTTGATTTCCATAATCGTTTGACGCATAAATCCTATAAACGTACCTGTTAACCCTTTATATAAAGCACCTTTTGCAAAAGGTGTTACACTCATCGTTTCTACATGACGGTAGAGTGCTTGATGGTATGCTTTAAAACGCTCAAAATGCGATAAATCTCTAGACCGTAGTGAATTAAGAAGAACAAATACAACGCCTGGATATTTACGTCCAACACGGCTCGTCGCTTGAATATATTCGGAAGTCGTTTTCGGTTGCCCTTGTACAAACATTGTCCCAAGTCGGTCCACATCGACACCTACTGAAATCATATTCGTTGCAAGGACAGCATCAAGAACACCTGCTTCATCTAAAGTTTTCTCCATTTGTGTTAGTAGCTGTGGAATTTCTTGTGCTTTTTTGCGGCTCGTTAATTCTTCAACGGCTAGATCATGTTCAAATTTATTTGTTGGATCTAGCATATTTAATCTTGAGTTTACTTCATCTTTAAAAGTAGTAACCATACTTGCCAATTCTTTAACCGTATTAAAATAGCCTAGCATTGTATAATATGGATCTACTTTAAACTTTGGCTCACTTCTTGTTATCGTTGCATATGCACTATATGTTTGAATCGCTTGAATTTTATTACTAACTCCTGGTGCACAAATTCCTACATAGCATCGCCCTGGCTTTTCAGAAGTTGGAACCTCTTTTGAAACAAAATTATCGTTTGCTTTTTGAACAGCTAATGGGAACTGCTGCATTTCCCGACCGTATAAAGCTCGAATTTGCTCATCCGCACCACTAATTGTTGCTGTTGAAGCAATTACTTTAGCTGGTCTTCCGTTATTTCTTGTTAATAGATCAGTTGCTACCTCATATAAACCTGTTAAAGAGCCTAATGGTCCTGAAATCAAATGAAGCTCATCTTGAATAATTAATTCAGGTGGTTTCAAACGATTAATACGACTGTATCCCCTTGGGATAGAATTACTATATTTAAATCCTACCTCACGATGATACACGTTTTTATTACCAAAGAGTTCATGCATATCTTGTTTCCAAGGTAACTGAGCAATTTTATCTACCGTACCAATTAGCAATGTTGGTAACTTCAGATATATTGCCTCATCAACTGTATAAACAGGAATTCCGTGTTTAAATGCACACGCTTTATTAGAACAACAAATTTTCTGTGAATTCGTGTTAATTTCATACTGCTCCGGCCCTAGTTCCGAACCACACCACGGACAGTTTATTAGTTGAATAGGATTGCCCGTCTTAACTTCTTTACCGTCTCGTAATTGTTTAAGCTTATCCATTGCATCTACAAATTTATTAGGAGATGAATCCTGTCCAATCCAAAGCCCTATACTAAATGGCTCTTCTCCAAATAAATTTGCATTTGGTTTACGCAGAACTTCGGCGGCACAAATTAAAGCTGCAGCTCGCTGGAATTGTTGCGTTGTTAACAAACGCAATGTGTAACGCATAAAAACTGTAATTCCAGCATACTTGTCTACTTGTTTTGGGGCTAATAATCGGCGATATGCCATGACATAAGCTGCCACACCTAAATAAGCCTCTGTTTTACCGCCCCCAGTTGGGAACCAAATTAAATCAACAATTTCTCTATCTATATGCTGTTCATCAGATATACCGGCAACATTCATAAGTAGAAATATTAATTGGAATAAACGCCATTCTCCATCTAATGTAGGTTTTATTCTCTCTCCAGTAGTACGATACGTTTGAGCCACACCTGATTGCGCTCGTTGCAAAAGCATCGCACGGTTTGCAAATTGAAACGCCAAATAATATAAGGAATTATTACTTTTTGTAACCAATGAAATGCCTTCTTCTAGACGTTCGATTGTATTTTTTACTTTTAAAATATTTTGTTCTGCTTCACTCTTTAAATAATCAGGTAGCTCATTAACTATTTTCGTTTCATGATTCAACCATAATTTATATGCTGATGGTATAACACTTAATTTTTCTTTTAAAATGTCTACAGGATATTCACTTAAATCCTTCATCTTAAATGACTGATTTTCGATCTTACAATGTTCTACATTCGGCAATTCAAAACGTGGCATCCATGTTGAATAAATCGCTGTAATATTTTCGACTGTTTTCCAATCAACCCCCACGCCATGACCGATTGCTAATTCTTCTTTGTCACGATAAAGAAGTTCATTTTGGACATGATACTGATCAGCTTTAGATGTAAATTTAGCAACATGAATTGTAGGTATATGTACTTTTAAAGAGCTTTGAAACATCACTTCATCTTGTTCAGGATATTGATTTTCTCTCTTTAAGCTATTCATTAAAAAAATATTTACGTGATATAAGTTATTTCTATAATTAACGGTATAACGCACTTTTCCATACTTAGATTCATTTAAATTTTCTAATGTGCCTGTTCTCTGATTTGAAAGGTCAATTTTCCAATTTTCCGCTTGTGGTAGACGCTTATGTTCTTTGTCCTCATAAATAGCCCAAGAAGCTTCAATTTCAACAGTTGTTAATTTTTTAAGTTTAAAACTAATGCCCATAGTAGATGAGCGGAACAGTTTTTTTAATGTAAGTTGTTCATCTATCTTTTCTTCACTGACTTGCACATGCGTTTCTATTGCATTATCACGTTCATTTATAACATCTGATGTTGAACCAAACGGAACTAACTTCCCTGTTAAATAAAATTGCATTGGGCGTATATTCTTTCCAAGAATCTCATCTTGCATTCGTGGACCAATTAAATATGTTTCTAATTCATGAATTAATCCTTTTCGCAAAACTGTATATTGCTTCATTTGAAAATTCACCCTCCCTCTTTAGATAATTTCATTGTAGCACCTTGCATTTCTGGATAGGTAATATTTCCCGATAAAATTTTAAGTTTAATCTTAAAATTAATTCATTCCTTTTAATTTCTATTTATTCCCTTAGTTAAACCAACCAAAAGCAAAAATTAGAATTTTTAATCAATTAAACTTTTACAAAACTATACAAAAACAATTTAAAGACATAAAAAAAGCGCCTAAACGTTGTTATCCAACGTTTATGGCACTAAGTGAAATGCAAACCATTTCTATGTATGGAGACGGTGGGAGTCGAACCCACGTCCAGAGACATCGATTACTTAAGCGTCTACGAGCGTAGTCAACATATTTGGTGTTCACTCATCCTCATGCCTGCTGACGGGCGCTTGGAGAGCTAGTCTGATGGATCTCTTCTTACGTCCTCAGACGAAAACGTAAGCGTAGCCTACTTCATTGGGCTCCTCACAGACACATAGGCGATGTCAGGAAGAGCTCGCTGCACTTATTAGGCAGCTAGTGCTAAGTTTTGGTTAAAACTTTTAGTTTTGCCAGTTACATTTAGTGCGTGTTAACGAGATCGCCTCTCGGCTCGCAGCTCAAGCTCGAACCGCCCCTGTCGAATCCGTAACGTCCCCTTGTAAAAGGGATATACGGGATGGAAACGTTCAGCTTAACTGCTTCCGTATATAACTATTATAACAACCTCATCGCCCGAAACAACTGGTGGTTTCTGTCAAAATAACGATGATTGTTTACTGCATAACATATTGTAGCATAATGCTTCCGCTCTCAGCAAGCCATCTGCATCAGGCTAGAATTGCTTTTGACGATCACGGAAGGCACGCTCGATTTCACGTTTTGCATCTTTTTTCTTCAGATCTTCACGTTTATCGTATTTCTTTTTCCCTTTACCAATTCCGATCAGCACTTTGGCAAAGCCATTTTTTAAGTAGAGTTTCAGAGGTACGAGTGAGTAGCCTTCTTCCTTTGTCGCACCAATCAATTTGCTGATTTGCTTGCGATGAAGCAGTAGCTTTCTCGTTCTCAGCGGATCATGGTTATAACGGTTCCCCTGCTCGTATGGGCTTACGTGCATGTTGTGAAGAAACACTTCTCCTCGCTCGATTTTGGCAAAGGAATCTTTTAAATTCACTTTTCCTGCACGAATCGATTTGATTTCAGTTCCTTGTAACACAAGGCCGGCTTCATATGTTTCTTCTATAAAATAGTCATGATTTGCTTTTTTGTTTTGGGAAACAACCTTTCCCTCTCCCTTTGGCATTAGCGTACACCCTCCTTTTGACACAAACACGGTCCAAATCGTACGGATTATTTTATCAAACAATCCAGCTTTCGACAATGCTGACGCTATGTGGTCAAAAAGCAAATAGAGCGTGATGCCCTATTTGCTTTTTGTCACGTTACTTTTTCTTTTTACGCTTTTGTTTTGGTGCGTTATCAAATACGCGTTTTTTCTTTTTCTTCTTCTTGCGGCCTGTGAACCAGTCACTTCCGCCTTTATCCTCTTTGGCTTTATCTCCAGAGGCATTTTGACCTCCGCGCCCTTTTTTCGCTGGTGAATCTGTCCGTTTTTTAAACTTAAAATCTTTCGGCGATTTACGGCGGGTGCCTTTCATGCCGACGATTTCAAAATCAATCGAGTGCTCATCTTTATTGACATTCACCACTTTGACTGTGATTTCATCACCGATACGGTAGACATTTCCTGTGCGTTCACCGATCATGGCAAAGTGCTGCTCATCAAAGCGATAATAGTCGTCTGTCATGTAGCTGACATGGACAAGACCTTCAATTGTATTCGGCAGTTCAACGAATAGTCCGAAGTTCGTCACGGAACTTATCATACCATCAAATTCTTCACCGATTTTATCAAGCATAAACTCTGCTTTCTTCAGGTCATCTGTTTCACGCTCTGCATCAACTGAGCGGCGCTCCATCGTAGACGCATGATCTGCGATTTCAGGCAGCAGCTGGCCCCACTTTTCAAGAGTTGCTTCGTCTGTCTTTTTCTTAATCAAATACGTTCGGATCAGTCTATGCACGATTAAATCCGGATAACGGCGGATCGGCGATGTGAAATGTGTATAGAATTCCGTTGATAAACCAAAATGGCCGATGCTTTCTGGATCATACTTCGCCTGTTTCATAGAACGAAGCATCACAGTTTGTATCACAACTTCTTCTGGTTGATCCCTTACAGCATCAAGTACACTTTGAAGTGCACGCGGATGAATGTTCGTTGATGTTCCTTTCACAATGTAACCAAACGTCGTCACGAACTCTAAAAAGCGCTGCAACTTTTCAGGATTTGGTTCTTCGTGAATTCGGTAAATGAACGGAACATTCATCCAATGGAAATGCTCTGCAACGGTTTCGTTTGCAACAAGCATGAATTCTTCAATTAATTTCTCTGCAACAGATCGCTCGCGAACTACAACGTCTTTTGCTGCTCCTTCATCATCTACAAGCACTTTTGCTTCCTTGAAGTCAAAGTCTACAGCTCCGCGCTCCATCCGTTTTTCACGAAGAATCTCTGCAAGCTTCTCCATCTCTTGGAACATTGGTACGAGTGGCTCGTATTTATCTAAAAGCTCCTCGTCTTGATCAACTAGAATTTTATTGACATCGGAATAGGTCATTCTTTCCGTCGTTTTGATCACACTTTGGAAAATCTCGTGTTTAACGACCTTCCCGCTCCGATCAATGACCATTTCACATGACAGTGTGAGACGATCGACCTTCGGATTCAATGAGCAAATACCGTTTGACAGGCGGTGCGGAATCATCGGAATGACGCGGTCAACGAGATACACACTCGTTCCACGCTCATAAGCTTCTTGATCAATCGGGGAGTTCTCTGTCACATAGTGAGAGACGTCCGCAATGTGCACCCCTAGCTTGTATTTGCCATCATCCAGCTTTTGCACCGTAACGGCATCATCTAAGTCCTTCGCATCTGCTCCGTCAATCGTCACGATCGTTTCGTTGCGCAGATCCCGTCTTCCTTCTATGTCTTTTTCATCAATCGTTTCAGGTGTATCTGCTGCCTGCTGGAGCGCTTCTTCTGGGAACTCACCTGGCAGGCCATGTTTATGAATGATCGATAAAATATCAATACCAGGATCATTTTTATGACCAAGAATTTCAGTTACTTCGCCCTCTGCACTCATTCTTCCTTCTGGATAGCTGGTCAGCGTCACAACAACCTTATGGCCTTCGACTGCTCCGTTTTTAGCAGATTTCGGGATAAAGATATCATTTGTAATTTTTTTATCATCAGGAATGACAAAACCAAAGCTTTTCGTTTCTGTATAGGTACCGACAACCGTCTGAGTATTACGCTCCAGGATGCGGATGACAGTTCCCTCTTTTTTTGTTCCATTTGATTTGTGACTGACACGAACCATGACGGTGTCGCCATTCATCGCTGTGCCTAGCTCATTTGGCGGAATGAAAATATCATCCTGTCCAAACTCTTCTGGCGTCACAAATGCAAACCCTTTGGCATGAGCAGATAGCTTTCCTTTTACCAAGTTCATTTTTTCTGGCACACCGTAGCGGTCGCTGCGAGTACGGACAATAAGTCCCTGATCCTCTAATATCACAAGTGCTTTGACGAGCTCTTTATAATCATCAGGATTGGTAATTTCCATCATGACTTCTAATTCTTGTACCGTTAACGGTTTGTACGCCTCTTCTTGCATAAACGCGAGTAATTCATCCATAAATTCTTCTTTTTGCACACTCTAACCCCCTATATATTTAAATTGACCAATCAAGTGATTCTAAGAATGCATACACATCCTGATGAACCTTCTCCCGCTCTTTATCAAGCGTGATGACATGGCCCGATTCTTCATACCACTTTAAATGTTTTTCATCCGTCTCTACTTCGTTATAAATAATGTTCGCACTGTCTGTATTAATCATATGATCATGACGCGCCTGCACAACAAAAGTAGGTGAATAAATCATGTCGACATTGTTTCTGACATCTGCAATGAGCTCTTGCAAACCTTTGAGTGTATTCATTGGTGATTTCTTGAACTCTTTCATTTCTTGCTCAATTTGGTCTTCTGACTTACCCTCGAATTTCTTATAATTTCGGGCATATTCTAGTACACCCTGGTACATGACTTCTTCACTTTTTATG
Coding sequences:
- the drmB gene encoding DUF1998 domain-containing protein, producing MNQQNETIRPSQLIYQSGPGAIVELLYQSVIVKSADQWQTRRAPQEKDVRITSFLGVDHVRILNENPDKQKIKAVEFPKWKICPKCHNMTNYDNTNCYYCTRKNEDDIQELYASRFVLACENGHLSDFPYEEWVHRNKPCTEQSKDPRLMLKTRGSSGSLSDLHVICLHCKHSESLGSIMKPEERENHSLFDCHGERPWISNTAKQKCNCKMKTTLRGASNVYSPSVMSFLQVPLTASSSEFEVLYLVEKDKENFSKAYLSMGEAGLEMACNFKNIPSSFIPAIKQYLDGSITLSESSTYESIKKQEWNTLIQDEINEERFSSKKVDIAPTLVPYFDGVFRVDSVPEVQVLKEFTRLDYIDRFTDEESKTQPVVITSEPKWLPAVRNYGEGIFFQFNLEKLLQWEQTEQITSAIVRAYNTQREEFKKSPLDILPRQILLHTFSHALLQELAAHCGYTTTSLKERIYANDDMYGAFIYTASGDSEGSLGGLTNLAQSEKLLPIIIRALEKMSYCSSDPICSDGEFEYHTSANGAACHACTFVSETSCEWGNLLLDRRTLININPNEKDGYFDQLLEM
- the drmA gene encoding DISARM system helicase DrmA, whose amino-acid sequence is MKQYTVLRKGLIHELETYLIGPRMQDEILGKNIRPMQFYLTGKLVPFGSTSDVINERDNAIETHVQVSEEKIDEQLTLKKLFRSSTMGISFKLKKLTTVEIEASWAIYEDKEHKRLPQAENWKIDLSNQRTGTLENLNESKYGKVRYTVNYRNNLYHVNIFLMNSLKRENQYPEQDEVMFQSSLKVHIPTIHVAKFTSKADQYHVQNELLYRDKEELAIGHGVGVDWKTVENITAIYSTWMPRFELPNVEHCKIENQSFKMKDLSEYPVDILKEKLSVIPSAYKLWLNHETKIVNELPDYLKSEAEQNILKVKNTIERLEEGISLVTKSNNSLYYLAFQFANRAMLLQRAQSGVAQTYRTTGERIKPTLDGEWRLFQLIFLLMNVAGISDEQHIDREIVDLIWFPTGGGKTEAYLGVAAYVMAYRRLLAPKQVDKYAGITVFMRYTLRLLTTQQFQRAAALICAAEVLRKPNANLFGEEPFSIGLWIGQDSSPNKFVDAMDKLKQLRDGKEVKTGNPIQLINCPWCGSELGPEQYEINTNSQKICCSNKACAFKHGIPVYTVDEAIYLKLPTLLIGTVDKIAQLPWKQDMHELFGNKNVYHREVGFKYSNSIPRGYSRINRLKPPELIIQDELHLISGPLGSLTGLYEVATDLLTRNNGRPAKVIASTATISGADEQIRALYGREMQQFPLAVQKANDNFVSKEVPTSEKPGRCYVGICAPGVSNKIQAIQTYSAYATITRSEPKFKVDPYYTMLGYFNTVKELASMVTTFKDEVNSRLNMLDPTNKFEHDLAVEELTSRKKAQEIPQLLTQMEKTLDEAGVLDAVLATNMISVGVDVDRLGTMFVQGQPKTTSEYIQATSRVGRKYPGVVFVLLNSLRSRDLSHFERFKAYHQALYRHVETMSVTPFAKGALYKGLTGTFIGFMRQTIMEINAEQSPKKIVQLQNKVDTETVQFLERVQNANGATIENEVKDLLEWWRELAWKHAEDTLAYKESKYVKAYLLKNFNEEVNVKDALPAMMSLRNVEAAIEIEVLKS
- the smpB gene encoding SsrA-binding protein SmpB, producing the protein MPKGEGKVVSQNKKANHDYFIEETYEAGLVLQGTEIKSIRAGKVNLKDSFAKIERGEVFLHNMHVSPYEQGNRYNHDPLRTRKLLLHRKQISKLIGATKEEGYSLVPLKLYLKNGFAKVLIGIGKGKKKYDKREDLKKKDAKREIERAFRDRQKQF
- the rnr gene encoding ribonuclease R, whose amino-acid sequence is MQKEEFMDELLAFMQEEAYKPLTVQELEVMMEITNPDDYKELVKALVILEDQGLIVRTRSDRYGVPEKMNLVKGKLSAHAKGFAFVTPEEFGQDDIFIPPNELGTAMNGDTVMVRVSHKSNGTKKEGTVIRILERNTQTVVGTYTETKSFGFVIPDDKKITNDIFIPKSAKNGAVEGHKVVVTLTSYPEGRMSAEGEVTEILGHKNDPGIDILSIIHKHGLPGEFPEEALQQAADTPETIDEKDIEGRRDLRNETIVTIDGADAKDLDDAVTVQKLDDGKYKLGVHIADVSHYVTENSPIDQEAYERGTSVYLVDRVIPMIPHRLSNGICSLNPKVDRLTLSCEMVIDRSGKVVKHEIFQSVIKTTERMTYSDVNKILVDQDEELLDKYEPLVPMFQEMEKLAEILREKRMERGAVDFDFKEAKVLVDDEGAAKDVVVRERSVAEKLIEEFMLVANETVAEHFHWMNVPFIYRIHEEPNPEKLQRFLEFVTTFGYIVKGTSTNIHPRALQSVLDAVRDQPEEVVIQTVMLRSMKQAKYDPESIGHFGLSTEFYTHFTSPIRRYPDLIVHRLIRTYLIKKKTDEATLEKWGQLLPEIADHASTMERRSVDAERETDDLKKAEFMLDKIGEEFDGMISSVTNFGLFVELPNTIEGLVHVSYMTDDYYRFDEQHFAMIGERTGNVYRIGDEITVKVVNVNKDEHSIDFEIVGMKGTRRKSPKDFKFKKRTDSPAKKGRGGQNASGDKAKEDKGGSDWFTGRKKKKKKKRVFDNAPKQKRKKKK
- a CDS encoding alpha/beta hydrolase encodes the protein MKVVTPKPFTFKGGEKAVLLLHGFTGNTADVRMLGRYLNERGYTCHAPQYKGHGVPPEELVHTGPADWWKDVEEGYQFLKDEGYEEIAVCGLSLGGVFSLKLGYTVPVKGIVPMCAPMYIKSEEVMYQGVLEYARNYKKFEGKSEDQIEQEMKEFKKSPMNTLKGLQELIADVRNNVDMIYSPTFVVQARHDHMINTDSANIIYNEVETDEKHLKWYEESGHVITLDKEREKVHQDVYAFLESLDWSI